Genomic DNA from Trichoderma asperellum chromosome 5, complete sequence:
TCCCTTGCACACATGTGAGTCGGCCCCTTGTGATACCTCTGAAAGACAAGACATGGATGCCATTCACGCATCCGATCCGACGCCTTGCATTTGTCTCGTTACATGTAATCTTACAGTCCATCTATCCGTTTCTATCCAATTCCTTTGTACTCGCTTTTCATGCAGCAAACCCCGGCCCTTTGTCTCGCGTCACCTTCAGCCCTCAGTCTTGCAAAATGACCCTCCCAACCTGGCGATACTTTCGATCCGCATATGACAGCCCAAATTTGTTCACATGGCTCCCGGATATCAGTTCCACGACCTCTCCCACGACAATGACATGATCCCTCACTCTCATTAGTCCCCTCGTCGGCTCGTCAGGTAATAGTCTACACCTGAGCGCGTACATGACTCCCTCTTCCTTTAGTAGAGGAGCTCCGTCTGTCTTGTCTGTGTCGTATTCTATCCCTTTAAACACGTCGTCCGTGTTTCCTTTTGTGAATCTATCCGCTACTTCCACGCCCAATTCGTCCCCTGACATGACGTGTATATTGAAATGACGACTCGCTATTATGGCGTCTAGTGTTCGACTTGGTGTGGCAATGTTGAAAGATATTAATGGAGTTGGAGAAAGAGTGAGGGAAGTGAATGATGACATGGTCATTGCCCTTGGCGTTTCTCCGTGTGTCGATGTACAGACAACGACGGAGTGCGGTAATAGTCGCATAACAGAGCGTATTTGTTCTGGGAGATCGGCTGGAGAGGTAGGGTCTGCGGTCGGAGGTATAGGAGGCGAAGTATGCCATGAATGAGGGCCATGGCTCGTGTGTTGGAAGCTCGCCTTATTTTCACCTGTTGCGGTTGTTGTTTAGCAGAGCGGAACGTCAGTATAATCAAGTTCCGGATTCTCACGTGTAGTAGTATCTTGTGCGGCTGGGCTCGACCTTTCAGCCGTTCGAGATGGCCGCACACCCGTCGCATATTCCCCTAGGGATATCGCATGGCCCACAACATCATGAACGCCTCTCATCAGCCGTAGAGCCCAGAATCCTCTTCTTTGCACGTTCCAGGCATCTCCCAAGCCGCGGCTCACATTCCGACTTGCGCCGCAGCATCCAAGCTGCGACAGCTGTCGCACCGCCCTAGCAGCCCTCATCGAATCCCATACGGTATTGAGGCTTATTCTTCCTTTATTCAGACGTACAAATAAACCTAATTGAAGAATAAATTTTCGAggataaaggaaaatatgcaaagctagtagcagtagctggTCTCTCTTTCGCTTGACGTTCCGGCACTGCAAGACCAATTCCTTATCGATAAGCACCGTTCACTGTGCCGCCACTACGGCAAGCGGGCCGGAAATTTTGCgacaccagcaccagcaagatCACCACATGCGACATTGATACCAAAAAAGCTCGCGAAAAAGCCCGAAACAGCAGCACCGCCAATTCTCCTCAATTGAACGACACTATACTCTAaatcaaacaaacaaaacacaAGCACAAAGAATCAAAACCGCCAAAATGGGGAAAATCCCCAcccccgccgccgccggcctcctctcctcctctcccctccGCCCATCGTCCACAACCTCAAGCTTCTCAGCCCACAGCAGCTGCCTCCGCACGCAAACCCGACACGCGACCTTCATCCCCCGACCAAGAAGGCCCTACACCTTCACGCAGCTCATCCAGCTCTCCGACGGATCCACCTACACCGCCCGGACAACCTCCCCGCTGCCGCTGTACCGCGCCGCCAAGGACACGCGCAACACGCTCCTGTGGCAGCCCAGCGAGAAGAGCTTGCGAAACGTCGAGCTCGACGAGGCCGGTAAGCTGGCTGCCTTCAGAGAGAGATTCGGAAGGGCGTACGATGCTGCCGCGCAGGCTGTAGAGGGCGAGGCAAAGGGcgatgaggctgctgctgctgctgcggcggcggcgaaggagCAGGCGGCGGCCAAAGCTGCCGAGGAGGATGCTGGATTGAACTTTGAGGATCTGCTGGCGGAATACTCGCCGCAGGATACGAGCGCATTGAAAGATTCAGGTCCGAAGAAGGCCCCCACGCGAAGAAAGTAATGAATGTGTTATGATATgaggggaaagaaaggagaaaagatgtattatatattttgtaCGAATGGCAGATGGAAAAGGCTAGGCGCAGACAACTTCACAAAAATGGAGAGATATGGAAAGGCAATAGACGGAGGAGAGAAACCGCATTGGATTAGAGAATCGACTCTGTTCAAATATGTACAGCACTTTGAGCCTGGCGGCCTGCAATGATATAACAAAAAAGGGATGCATCTCCGAATTTTGAAACGAATATGAATAGTAGCGCACTCCCGCTTCCTCCCTCCCGCTTTCTACCCCCCGCTTAATTTGACCATTTCTCTCATAATCGTAGTACACTCCTGGGGATAGACTATTACAATATCAAACTAGCTCTTAGTCCGAATCCTCATCTATAGTAGCCCGGGCACGATCAATGGCGGTGTTGCCGGGAGGCTTCGTCTGATAGACGGGTGGCCTGTAGAAAGCAGATTCATCATCTTGAGCATCTAGCTGCATTAGGAATGTCTCCCACTTCTCAATCAACTACACGCTTGTTAGCAAAATCTTGGAAAAAACACGTTGTAGAACAAATATCATTCACTTACTTCCTTCTGTGCTTCAACAGCGCCCTCGAGGAACGTCTCGACACCGCTCTTGAAATCCTccaccttctccttctcgaaCCGATCCAGCTCAGCCCTCATGGAGCGGCCCATGTCCTCAAACAGCAGCCGCGCTTGATGAACCTTTCTCTCCGATTCCTGCACCTCGGCATTCATCTGGTTGAGTCGGTCTTGCTGGCTCTTACCCTGTCGAAGCAGCTTGTCTTGTgtagtcttcttcttctggagctCCGACTCAGCTGAATGCCAGGCGTAGAAGCCCTTTTGGCGCTGGCTGAATGCCTGCTTGATTGACCCGATGAGACGAATGTACTCATCAATGATGATTCCAAACGTTAGGACGTCCTGTTGGGCCTGGCGATCATACACATCGCGGATGGTAAGCTGGAGGTCAGAGAGGGCGTCCAGGGGACCAGAGAGTGAGGGCGAAAGCTCAACAGTAGACAGCGCATGGAGAGAGGCAGAAAAatcagccgcagcctctGCCATCATCTTTCTCTGGCTAACCATGGCATCCATTGCCTTCAGCAGACCCTTTAGCTGATTCTCTAAGGCGTCAAGGTACACTTTGCGATCATGGAACCAATCGTCTTGCTCCACAAATTTGCTTCCTCCTCCGACGTTGATGCCCAAGGATCCCAATACTCCCTTACTCTCAGTGGGCAGTGGCTCTCGTCTTTCTTTGTGTTTAATGTCAACATTAAACGCCTCACTCTCCAAGAACAGCTTTAGATCAGCGTCATGCTGAAGAACAGGGTGCGCTGCAGTCTTGTTgagcatcttctccagcgcAGCTCTTCTGCTTTCGACAAAGTTGCTGTCGAAACGGCCAACAGCCTGCTTCTCAGGAGGTGGCGGCACCACATATCCGGGGTTGTTTCCATGCAAGGTATTATAGAGCCATAAGAAGTCTCGGTATCGACGCTTGACTTCAAATTCGGGCTGCTTGTATGCTCTGGAAGTGGTCTGATAAAGAAGAGTTTATTTTAGCTGAGGCGATTCTTCGCCCGTTAAAGGAGAGACCAGGGATTACTGACCTTGGTTCTCACAGAGTACACAATATGAGAGCTCGTTAAATCTCCAATCTTCACTGGATCTCCAACCGTGATATAGAACGTTGGCTTCGATGCCTCCTCCACGCTCACGCTCGGCTGCGTGTTGCTCCGTATACTACTCGGTCTCGCAGCATCTACCGGAGGTGGTACTCTCGGGCCTCTCGGGCCGTCCaagtcgtcatcgtcgtcaacaTGGTGAGGGTCGGCAATCCTTCTCGCCgcctgctgttgctgaagcggcgccatcgtcgtcctGATCACCATCTGCTCCTTCTGAGGCGGCACCGGCGGGGCATCCAGCGCAGCGGCATCCTGGGCTGGTCCAGCGCTCAGAGGGCCGAGGGGATCGTCGACAGCTTCTAGCTTAGTAGGCTGGGCGACGATGCGGCGAGGAGCGCGCGAGGGTCGAGGCGCTGACGAGGTCGAGGCCTGTGATGTCGCTGGCGGGGAAGCAACGGGCTCGCTCTCGGCAGGCGGCTCAGGGGGGGTCTGGCTGGAATCAGCCCATGGCGATTCTTCGACGTCCATTGCGATGCGGGGATTTGTCACTACGGGTGCGACGGGCCAGGTTTTGGCGGAGCGAGTTGAGGAATTGGACGCTGGCGTGGAGCTGCGAAGAAGGACAGAGCAGCTTGCTCGACGCAGAGTGGCGTAGAGCGATTGGGGACTACCGGTGCCCGGCTAGCGCCTGTTCAACGTCAGCGGTTGCGTACCTGTACGAGGCTGCCACCAGCTGCCTGCTAGTGAGCTCCCCCACCAGCACTTCAGCAAAGGCCTCAGCCTCGAGGTATTCATTTGCTGCATTCAGCACCTACCCAGTATGTACTCTGCAACATCAGTCCCTATTTTGTGCCCTGGTGCCGCCGAATTGAAAAAGAGCTCACAGAGCAATATGAATGCTAATATATGGATATTATTATGCatgagaaggaaagaaataaTAGATATTAGATTCTCATTCTATCGTTATTCCCTATAACAAACAAAACCAAGAAATTCAAACACCAATTCCAAGTCTGTCCTCATAGCACGCATTAAATCGCCCCTTCCAATAGTCCTATATCCATTTGTAAGTGCTTAGTTTCCGTGATACATTTTATTATTCCCCTAATCAGAGCTGTATGCTTGATTATCCATTTGCTGGCTATTTGCTTCACTCGTCGCGGTCAAATCGATGAAACCCCTAAACCCCTCGCGGATCTATCGGTCAGGGTCGTAGCATCCGCCAGCTATAACGAGATTCATTCGAGTGAATTTGACTTTGGTCACGGGCGTCTTCTTTGTTGGGAAAGCCGAGATTTGATCGGGAGTTATCATCActtccttgctcttcttcttggtgcCGGTGGTCGCACCTGTAGCAGCGGACTGACCCGAGGCTCCCGCGTTGATCCGTGATGCCTCACCGTTGGGACCGTTGATAGCTATATCTGTGCCCGCAGTTGCAGCCTCGAGACCGGCTTGTTGAGCTGCTTTATGAGGATCCGCCGGCGATTCGACGTCCCACAATCGAACAGTGCCATCTTGGCCGCCGGATGCGAGAACGTTGGATTCAACGCTAAAACTGAGCGACCAGATACCTCCTTTCCCGTGCCCACGAGAACGCTTGATGCGGGTTCCCTTGACCAGATCCCAGAAGAAAATGTTGCCGGCAATATCTGCACTGGCCAAGATCTTACCGTTGGGAGCACATTCTAGAGCGCTTATGTACTCTGTGTGGCCCGTGAATACTCTTACGCAGGCACCAGTAGTTACTGACCACATGCGGATTGACTTGTCCGTCTCATCTGAGGCTGAAAAGACGTACATACCGTTGGGGTGCCATACAATGGCCGAGATGGCGGTATCGTGGCCGACAAGAAGCCGCTGGGGTGACGCGTGATCCTGCATCCAAACTCGAACAACCTTGTCATAGCCACCGGTCAAGAAGTAATGTCCGTGAGGGCTCCATTGCGCCCTATAGACAGGCCCATCGTGTGACTTGTACACACATAAGCAGGTCCAGGATTCCAAGGACCAGAGCCGTATTTGTCCGTCTCCTGAACATGACAGCAGTAATTTTGGTCGCCCATCAATGGCTACATTTTGTCGACCTTCATCGCCAAAGAGTTTTTGAGGGGGTCCCGAGGCTGAGTCTGAAAACGAAATATCGTATACGGGCCCAAAGTGTCCAATAAGTTTTCGGCTGTTGAACTTAGTGCCCTTTTCGTGAGCATTTGAGCTGGGGAGGGCTTTGCCGTCGAGGGACCAAACGCGGATGTAGGATTCACTGGTACCAACAGCTGCTAGTTGTCCATCATCAGAAAATTCCATGCATGAAACGCTATCTCATGGTTAGTCTATGCGCCTTTCTTAGATGCTTGGAGAGCAAAGTTACTTACCTTCCAAAGGTGTTGTGGAACGTAAACATGCAAGCGCTTACGGGGACACCGACGCCGCCTGTTCGCCCTTCGATCTTGAATCTGTCCCTGTTCTCTCGCAGCTTTTGCATCTCAAGCATGATATCACGTGGTCGAGACGGCGGCAGAGGTAGGTCTGATCTGTTTGGAGCATCTGcactctcttccctcttaATCTTCCGATCAAGTTCTTCTATCAGGCTAGCCCCACCGGGGGGTGGCGGAACTCGccgctcctcgtcttcgatTTCAGCGCGGACGTCGTCGCGGAGATCTGCATCCATTGGTAGAGGGCCGAGGCTAAGGGGCGCTGCCGGATCCAAAATATCCTTGTTAGACAATCCGATGTTGACTCCAGGAATGCCTTCTCTGGCGTCGATCTCTTCGATTTCTAGACTCTTGGACTTTCTAAAAACCGCCTCAAAGCTGAAGGGGGTAATCGGTCCACGAGCAGTTGAATCGACTTGACAATACGAGACAAGAAGCTGTCGGATAACAGAGCCGCCGTGATCAGACTCTCGCTCAAGAAAGTTAAAAAGGTCGCCAGTCGCATGTTGATTCAAGGGAATGCGATACTTGTTTTCCTTGTACAATTTGGTAACAGGGTTCTCGTTTACATGCTGGGGGAGTGTAATTGTTGCGAATATTTTTAGATCATCAGCGTGTGATGCTTGAAAATGTTGGCCGATGTCTCTCAGAAATAGTTTACCCTCTTCCGTGTACCCATTTCCGACTAGCTCGATGAAGGAATATACGAATGTAGGCCAGAGAAGTTTGGATAGCTCAAACTGTATACAATGTTTTTAGTAGGTGGCAATGGGCCGCTGGTCGGGAGCATTACTGACTTTGTAGATTTCAAGATTATTTTCAACCCAATCCCTTAATAATCGGAACGCTCTGGAATACTTTTTGGGACCCAAGTTTGCTAGTTGTTGAACTGGTTTACCGTCATTGCCAAGATGTTTTGACTCTTGTCGGAAAACTTCTTCTGTCCTATTGAACCCCCTTTTGAGAAGGTAGTCCGTGACCTAGTAAGATATCGTTAGCCAAGATGTCTTGGACATTCCAGAAACACAAATAATAGGccgaagaaataaaagacgGAGATGAGGGGATGGGGGTTCAGGGGTAACGGAAAATGAACGCAGCAGCCATCTTGGAAAGCTTGTGCTAGCCAGAAAGATTCTGACCAAGTCTTAGAGGACAGTGAGTGGTGTGCCATGATGTGGCATCATCATATAGCCAGAAGCGGTGAAGGTACTGGCGACAAATGGAGGGCTACAGGCACCTCAACACAAATAAGATGAACACTGATATTAGATGGAGAGTGAAGATATGTTCGTCTCGTGCCAAGATGGCCTTGAGACCTCGAAAAGAGCAAAGGCTTGACGCTTGATAAAGCACCACGTACAATCTGGTTAAGATTCTGATTTGACATTGCCCCTCCAGTCGTGCCGGTTGTGGTGGTTGCGGCAGGCGGGCCAGCTGGCGACGTTGCTGGTTGTCCTCCATACGAGTTGGCCGCACCAGCTCCCTGGGCTGGTACTTGAGCTGCCATcgtgagaagagagagcagacgCCGCTGTTATATAGACAGAAATGAAGACGGTTTGGTGTGCCTTCAGAAATACCCAGTCTCAAGGTGACAGTATCATATCAGATCCTTGAAAAGCGCGAGGTGGAGCGAAGCGCAAATTGTGGCAGCACGTCCAAGTGAGATGAGCTATGCCTGATTCTCACGTTCTTGATCGTGTGGCGGTATGTTGATTGGGGTTTCTCTGGACAGGCGCTCAATGAGACACGCCAAGATCGCGAATTCCGCCTGGTATGTCGTTTACGTGGATTTTGGTGATAAATTGGACTCTGCAGACGACCAAAAAGGCACTTTCTGTGATGATTAGATTGTTGGGCTTAATGTGAAAGCATTAGAGTTTAGGTGACGGGGAGAAATCGCGAATCGCTGGTGGGAGCGGGATAGCCGATGTTTAAGCGGCGCCTCTCTCAGATGCtgctcagctgcagcaaacGGAGGGCATGACCCATTTGTTTGCATAGAATTTCTCATGAATGTGATAGATATAGCATTATTTCGAATAATCCAAGGCATTATCGCCTTTGTTGCAAACGCAGGAGTTACAGTTTGTGGAAGGTTTGTGATATGGGTTACCAGACGATTCGCGACATCTTATCGGCGCGTTGGGCTGACCCACAGCGACTTAACAGCACTCTCTTTCAAAGCGCACCTCAAGCTTCATGTTCATACCACACTACCTTCTATGGTCTTCATCAAAGTTTGAACTTGCAACTACATAGAGCTCATTCCAATTCAAAATACCACCACATACGGCATTTTTACCCCCGAGGATCCTCGCAAGGGATCGCGCAGCTCTGCCCAATTTCATCCAACCGAGCCTGTTCGCTCAATCCCACAGCCATGGCTTCACCAGAGGATATCGTTATGGgggatgagagagaagacgcCGCTCAGCCCCAAGCCCCCTTCACCTTGGAGGAAAATATCGCTCAGCTCAATGCTATCGACAAATCTATGGTACAGCTTATGAATCACACTGCCGCTGCGCTTGGCGCCCTCACAACACCAGACTCGTCCGACGACAGCGGCCCTTCGGCATCAGTAGACTCGGCAGCGCAAAAGGAGACATTTCGACAAGCAACAGACACTTTTCTGAGCACGCTCCACAGCATTGATGTGCGAATGAAGCGGCAGATTCTCGCACTGGAGGAAGCGGGCATCGTCAACCTTTCTTCCGGCGCACCTCGTCAAGGCCCCAACCCTGGCACCAAGCCGTCTCTGAAGCCTAATGGAGTTGGGGCCATCGGGAACCTCGATGTTGGATGGCTGAATAGCCGGGGCACCAAAGTAGAGCGAGATATGGAGCTAGAGCTGTGGAAAAGGACTCGGGAGATCCTTGAAaaagatgaaggcaatatCAAGAAGGAGTGACGAATGATACGACGCGCTTTAACGAATATACATTTAGAGTACTTGGGTATATACACCTTACGGCATGTCAATCCCATATGTCCACAGATGCGACACTACTAACACGATTTTGCAGGTGATAGCTAGTAGAGAACCACTGTTGGTAATACTCTTTACCTGATGCCGCAACGATTCACGCCTTCTCCTCAGATACCCGCTTCCTTATCACAGAGCCTGTTATAGGCATGTGTAATTTGATCAGGACCATCGCGTGGTCGTGGTATAATATTCTCGGGTTGGATGCTAATATTGGGCGTCAGTTTAAGGACGAACCCTAGCATTTATGGATAGCATTGGCACTTACAGGGCGTCAAAGAAGTGGCAGGAAAACCCACCTGAATTAGGCGTTGAGTCTTtagctggaggaggagagttAAATTTTGGAATGGCGAAATGAACAGAATTGATTTAAAAATCTTACCCTGGTATCCGGCAAAAGAAACACAGTTTTTCCTCGCGTTGCAGCTATACTGGCACCTATTCTCGGCCCATGGGACCCACGTGGTACCCAAGGTGAAACGCTGGGTATGTTAGATGATGGCATTTCCTTTAGAATCATGAATGAGGCGGCTCTTACATCGGTATCGCCCACGGTTTGATGGCGCGCTACCCAAGCTGGATCGAGAATCAATTGGCCCGGAAACTGGGATGAAGGCTTCACCTCGTGGTAGTGAATCGTCCACTGATCATACGTTTTGGGAGATCCGAAGACACAGGCTTTCATGCGTTGTTGACCACCCGCAATGACTTCTTGGTCATGAGTCCAGGGATTACTGGCAATGGCGCCACTCAATGAGGCAGCCAATAAGATCAAGACAAGGCGAAACGCGGCGGAAAGGCTCCATGGAGGAATCATGGTGGCCGAGATGAATTAGTGGAGGAGTCGTATGGCGGCGACAGAATTGTCTCGATCAACTGGGTGTAGGGCAAAACGACTTCAAATTTATTTTGAGACAAGCTGGATGAGTGCGGCTGTTTGATCCAGCATTTTTCTTTGGCAGCGATAGTTTGTCGTTTTGGTGATTAAGAGCTGCCCCTCTCAGGCATTCGCTCCCGTGTCATAGCGTCATCATAGGCTCGTTTTGCTCCCGCCTCTAAGCACAAGGAATAGGAAGCAGCTAAGAGAGCCACTGCCGCCTAGCGAATGCTTGATTTGGTGTCCAAGTTGAACGCTCTCTCCAGGTCGATTTGACGACGGCTTCCCGAATTAAAGGGACTGGATTTTGGCAAGGTGCACCGCCCATTCCGTGCTACATTCCGGCATCTCACTTTACAGCTGCtggatggcaatggcaatcgAATAGGCTACCTCGGGGCTTGGCGTTCTAGCATGGCAAGCGTGGCTCTCCCCGTGCCCACGCCTCTACATTTATAGCATTTATTGGTCACTACCAAGCACTTATCGCGCTGCATTGGGCTCTTTCGATGGGTGGAGCGATAAATATTATCCATGTCGAACTATGGAGCGCACCGCTGGCTGACACCATGTGGAGGAAACCAGATTCCCTTACTTCGGCGGCACAGTTGTGATACGATCCCGACTCTAGAACTAAGATCTAGGAGCAGTATTTGTTCTAGCATAGTAGGTAGTAAATAGTAAGCAGTACCTATCTTGGACGTGAATACCATAATAGCCGCGCTTGGCACATAGGATTTGCCGcgtcttttgctgctggtacTACATGCTGCATGCAGTATCTCTCATGCCTCGCCCAATGGAGCTGCGGCGATTCTTTTTGCGGGGACGCATCCCGGCCGCTGGGTCTCGCCTTGGCTCTGCCACCAGTTCGTAACGGAGGTACTTTGTTTTAGTGCGTGCGCAATAGTGCATTGCAAGTCTCTTGGTTCGTCCGGAACAACGTCGGTGCCAGGCCTCCCTGCGCGTCCCCATGAATTTGGTGGCTTTTCATCTCCGATCAAGCCGCTCGACCAAATGTTTCGATCTCTGGTAAACACCTGGCCGAGGTTTCTGGCGTCCACTCGCTGCGATTGCAAGGACGTCGAAGCATAGTGCAGTCGGACTGTAAGAggtgagagaagagaatcgcttttttcttctctttcttttcatcttcttttgtttattcATATCAAGATGATGCAGCCATCACGGCCAGCGGCCATGGCCCTGCTGCTGTCGATCGCATCCTTCGGGGCGCTTGTGCATGCTCACGACCACCACGGCGGCGAAAGTCACATCCCCGAGGGAGAAGCGATATCATTTGATCCCATCGTGAGTTGCCCATGGACAATACCGGAAATACAAAATCCAAAGAGAACTTAGACGGAATTAACATCAAGTACAGGACAAAATCCTCTGGGTCCACATCCTAATCCAGATGCTCGCCTATGGCATCATTTTCCCAATCGGCATGGTCTTTGGTGTAAGACTTCACGACTCTGCTGCCAGCCACTTCTCTGGAAGCAAAGTGTTTGATCTGATCTGACATGTCCATAGATTACCAAGTCACGATGGCATGTTCCCACGCAAGTCCTCGGCTCTGTTCTCGCCGTTGTCGGTTTCTTTCTCGGTCATGCGCACAAGGGACGCGAGTTTGTCGAAAACAATGTGCACTCGATATTCGCAAACATCCTGCAGCTCCTGCTTGTCGGCCAGGTGGTTCTAGGCCTATATCTGAAGCTCCACTGGGAGAAGGGCGTCCTGGGCGTGATTCGCAAGTTTGTCCGACCCTTCCACTCCATTATTGGAAAAGCAATGCCTCTTCTGGCCTGGGTGCAGATGATTTTTGGAGGCATCACGACCCTCGGCTTCTGCCAGGGCGACCACGTCGGCCAATGCGCAGCTCATTTCATCATGGGTGGCGCATTTATCGCTTACGGCATCATTTTGACTATTATCCTCCTTGCCGGACAGGCTTGGGTTCGCCGCACAGGCCGATCTCAAGAGTTTTACGACAGCTCCATTATTGCCATCTGGGGCTGTATCAATACATTCACGGAGCATCGCTGGGGTACCGCCTGGGTCAAGAATGATTGGCAACACACTACAATGGGTGTCATCTGGTGGTGTGCCGGTTTGGCCGGTATCTGGCTGAGCCGAGATCGCGACGGCAACCCGAAGCGCAACTTTATCCCGGgattcgtcatcttcattacCGGCTGGGGCATGTCCGCGCACCCTCAAGAGCTGATGGTCAGCGCCATGACACATACCATGTTTGGCTATACTTTGATGGCTGCCGGTCTTACACGCATCATTGAAATTGCGTTTGTTCTGAAGGATGCTCAGTCTCTGGCTGACGATGGCCGTTCGTGGAACAGCTTCCAGTTTATCCCTGTTTTTGTAAGTACATATTGCAGTTACCACACCATACGACGCCATTTCTAATCTCTCATAGCTCTTGTACGCCGCCGGTTTCCTCTTCCAAGGTGCAACTGAGCAACAGATGGCCCTCCTCGACGGCTCCAGCATGGATGTCATTTCTTATATCCTAATTCTATACTCTCTCGCatttttaatgtttttattcGTCAACATGCTCATCCACCTACACGATCGCCTTTCCAACCCGCCGttaaatactaaaggatTCGCCAATGGCCATACCCACTTAAACGGACGAGCGGTGGAAGACGGCCAAATCCGGGCGGCAGAGGAGTTCGAGCTTGAGGGCTTAACAtccgatgacgaggacgatgagaGACAGGGAATGCTAGCAGGGGAAGGGAGCCACATCCCGAAGCGATCCGCTGCAACTCAGTCATAAGCTTCATGTGATAGTTGAAACTAAcgccaaagagaaaagcataTTTTGGAATAATTTGTTTACATAAGGTGTAAGTGTGTTTTGGAGTCTGCCTATGCAT
This window encodes:
- a CDS encoding uncharacterized protein (EggNog:ENOG41~BUSCO:EOG092D4OVK) — its product is MGKIPTPAAAGLLSSSPLRPSSTTSSFSAHSSCLRTQTRHATFIPRPRRPYTFTQLIQLSDGSTYTARTTSPLPLYRAAKDTRNTLLWQPSEKSLRNVELDEAGKLAAFRERFGRAYDAAAQAVEGEAKGDEAAAAAAAAAKEQAAAKAAEEDAGLNFEDLLAEYSPQDTSALKDSGPKKAPTRRK
- a CDS encoding uncharacterized protein (BUSCO:EOG092D0XEW), with the translated sequence MDVEESPWADSSQTPPEPPAESEPVASPPATSQASTSSAPRPSRAPRRIVAQPTKLEAVDDPLGPLSAGPAQDAAALDAPPVPPQKEQMVIRTTMAPLQQQQAARRIADPHHVDDDDDLDGPRGPRVPPPVDAARPSSIRSNTQPSVSVEEASKPTFYITVGDPVKIGDLTSSHIVYSVRTKTTSRAYKQPEFEVKRRYRDFLWLYNTLHGNNPGYVVPPPPEKQAVGRFDSNFVESRRAALEKMLNKTAAHPVLQHDADLKLFLESEAFNVDIKHKERREPLPTESKGVLGSLGINVGGGSKFVEQDDWFHDRKVYLDALENQLKGLLKAMDAMVSQRKMMAEAAADFSASLHALSTVELSPSLSGPLDALSDLQLTIRDVYDRQAQQDVLTFGIIIDEYIRLIGSIKQAFSQRQKGFYAWHSAESELQKKKTTQDKLLRQGKSQQDRLNQMNAEVQESERKVHQARLLFEDMGRSMRAELDRFEKEKVEDFKSGVETFLEGAVEAQKELIEKWETFLMQLDAQDDESAFYRPPVYQTKPPGNTAIDRARATIDEDSD
- a CDS encoding uncharacterized protein (EggNog:ENOG41) — translated: MASPEDIVMGDEREDAAQPQAPFTLEENIAQLNAIDKSMVQLMNHTAAALGALTTPDSSDDSGPSASVDSAAQKETFRQATDTFLSTLHSIDVRMKRQILALEEAGIVNLSSGAPRQGPNPGTKPSLKPNGVGAIGNLDVGWLNSRGTKVERDMELELWKRTREILEKDEGNIKKE
- a CDS encoding uncharacterized protein (EggNog:ENOG41~SECRETED:SignalP(1-27)), with the translated sequence MIPPWSLSAAFRLVLILLAASLSGAIASNPWTHDQEVIAGGQQRMKACVFGSPKTYDQWTIHYHEVKPSSQFPGQLILDPAWVARHQTVGDTDRFTLGTTWVPWAENRCQYSCNARKNCVSFAGYQAKDSTPNSGGFSCHFFDALIQPENIIPRPRDGPDQITHAYNRLCDKEAGI
- a CDS encoding uncharacterized protein (EggNog:ENOG41~SECRETED:SignalP(1-25)~TransMembrane:11 (n8-19c25/26o49-72i84-101o113-134i154-175o187-210i222-239o251-271i283-300o312-332i344-363o383-403i)), with protein sequence MMQPSRPAAMALLLSIASFGALVHAHDHHGGESHIPEGEAISFDPIDKILWVHILIQMLAYGIIFPIGMVFGITKSRWHVPTQVLGSVLAVVGFFLGHAHKGREFVENNVHSIFANILQLLLVGQVVLGLYLKLHWEKGVLGVIRKFVRPFHSIIGKAMPLLAWVQMIFGGITTLGFCQGDHVGQCAAHFIMGGAFIAYGIILTIILLAGQAWVRRTGRSQEFYDSSIIAIWGCINTFTEHRWGTAWVKNDWQHTTMGVIWWCAGLAGIWLSRDRDGNPKRNFIPGFVIFITGWGMSAHPQELMVSAMTHTMFGYTLMAAGLTRIIEIAFVLKDAQSLADDGRSWNSFQFIPVFLLYAAGFLFQGATEQQMALLDGSSMDVISYILILYSLAFLMFLFVNMLIHLHDRLSNPPLNTKGFANGHTHLNGRAVEDGQIRAAEEFELEGLTSDDEDDERQGMLAGEGSHIPKRSAATQS